In the genome of Cryptomeria japonica chromosome 8, Sugi_1.0, whole genome shotgun sequence, one region contains:
- the LOC131857418 gene encoding uncharacterized protein LOC131857418, translating to MDADEWWYVHGQGSIYLQPLAIKLNSQVASSSSAERNWSTYSFIHSVKRNHLGAKKAEDLVYVHSNLRLLSHKDPEYSEGVTRNWDLAPECADLDATVAQLCQVSIDEAVMEFERDIASGSGIPFDIGSIDAEFEPLDDREFGLDASDEDEYGI from the exons atggatgctgatgagtggtggtatgtacatggtcaaggctccatttacttgcagcctcttgcaattaaacttaactcccaa gttgcaagttcttcttcagctgagcggaattggagtacatactccttcatccactcagtcaaacgtaatcatttgggtgcaaagaaagctgaggatttggtctacgtacactccaaccttcgtttgttgtcacataaggaccctgaatatagtgagggtgtaacaaggaattgggatctagcccctgagtgtgctgatttagatgctacagttgcacaactttgccaagtctctatagacgaggcggttatggaatttgagagagacatagctagtgggagtggcattccatttgatattggttcaattgatgctgaatttgaaccacttgatgaccgTGAGTTTGGGTTGgatgcttcagatgaagatgaatatggaatttaa